A window of Bactrocera dorsalis isolate Fly_Bdor chromosome 4, ASM2337382v1, whole genome shotgun sequence genomic DNA:
agaactcgcTTAATGGactaaagttggcttcaagagaactCTGTGAAACTCTGTGAGAacccagaaaagttttacaccgATAGAATAGTGTCTAtagcgaaaaaatggcaaaaagtggtcgaccgaagtagtacatatttggttcaataaagtttattagtataaatataaacaaataagttgaaatttgattagaaatacgaaaagactttttcgactaccctgtATAATTCACaactaatgatccgacagctgtcaaatttatacatagCGCTCGTGTCAGGCCGGGGACTtgtcaattgacctgttatgtAAAATAATCACCGCATACTTATATGACTCCTCTCTGTTTCTGAGAGCTATTTAACTagttcttaatttttataatttagttgCTTGAGTGCATTCCCTCTCATCCTTATCTAATCACATTCTATATATAACTGATGAATGGACAATAAGGGCTGAAGCTCTCTAGAGCAGAGGGCTAGGTCCAACTATTTACATATAACTGATACAAATCAGATATCCCAGCAagcaaaattatattaacaacCACCTCGGCTGTAAGAAGTCGCGAGGAATATTTTCTACGCACAAAAACTAGTAacgtacagggtttgtccgggaAGTAATAGGGTAGAGTCGATTTTAAAAAGCGTATTGAACAAATTCTTACTACTCTTTAAACACTTCCAAAATAAGCTTCTTCTGCGTCGTTGCAGCACCGCGATTTTCAAGTATTGAagatgcatgctgcttggagCCCCtatgtcgtctcaaaatgcttgcttttcATCGGGCTTTTCAGGCAATGAAACCAAAAtgttcggagacaactgaccagccgttCGTGCGTTAGCtgggaacgccctctaccgaatccattTGGTGCGCGAAGtgcagtcgcggcggaagaaaatcagtcctaaaGCCTCGAAAGTATTAGGGGATCCGTAGGGAAGAGCAACATATTACTAACTGGACTTAACCACAATTTTTAGCTAATCTAATTTTAAATAGTTCTACACTTTTATTATGTATTGCTGGGCTTTACATAAGCACTTtcataaattaataacaaaaaataaatatttacaaaagccAAGTGATTAGATGTCAAGGTGTAAACTACCCTTTATAAGTGTTAGCATTACCCACAGCAGAGCAGTTCGTTCAACGTCGCGCGTTCGAATAGATCACCATGAGTTTAGTGGGTAAAGTTGTAATTGTCACAGGAGCAAGTTCCGGCATCGGTGCTACGACGGCAGAGGCTTTTGCTAAAGTAGGTTCCAAAGTGGTGCTCACAGGACGAAATGAAGCGAATTTGAAAGCTACCGAAGCGGCCTGTAAAGCTGCCAACAGCAAAGCCGAACTTCTATTAATTATCGCTGATGTCACAGTTGATGCGAAACGTATTATAAACACAACAATTGACCGATTTGGACGACTGGATGTGCTGGTCAATAACGCGGGTATTATGGAACTTGGCATTATCTCGGAAGTTGATGACAATCAATATGATCGTGTTTTCGATACGAATGTGCGTTCTGTCTACCTTTTAACTAAATTTGCTGCACCACACTTAATCAAGACTCAGGGTAATATCGTGAATGTCTCTAGTGTCGCAGGTTTGCGTTCTAAACGTGGTATGACCACTTATTGCGCTTCGAAGGCAGCACTGGATCAATTCACTAGATGTTGCGCCTTGGATTTGGCGCCGCAAAATGTGCGTGTAAACTCTGTTAATCCTGGTGTTATTGCTACCGATCTTTATCGAAGTGCGGGTTTCTCGTTGGAGAAAACTCACGACTTTTACGAGGAAGCTAAGGAATCGCATCCACTTGGTCGTGTCGGGCAACCAAAGGAGGTAGCCGATGTTATTGTTTTCTTAGCTAGTGACAGTTCTAGTTTTATAACGGGAGCAATTATGCCCGTCGACGGTGGCAGACATGCGCATTAAAATgtcgttttttaatattcataaataaaagtaaaatatatacatataatacatcaAGGAATAGTTCATCAATGAATTAATAGTCCGAAGCCAGTTATCGGACTTTAGTGATAATATTCTTCATTATCCCTGGAGaccgtatatacatatgtatgtagagcaAAGTATATACTAAGAAAATAACAGCGgccaatttaaaattatatgtcGTGCAGGACATATCTATATCTTAAGTGTCTTCAGCATTGCAAAACTGCGTGTATTTCCTGATGTTTTTACCCTTTTCGCGCCAAAATATAGAACTTGCTTTGAAATTTCTCTCATTTGTCCTGATGTTAACGCACGCATGTGTCACTCGGCGACATTTGGaattgaatatataaataatatttgtggtGAAAGGTTTTTTGATGTCAAGCGAAATAGttagttaaaatatttgagTTCAAACGAAGGTTCGCTGTAGTATTGTTCTccgttcaaaatattttcaaagctcCCGAAGGCATAACAACCGATCGGCAAGATTTTAGCCAATAGTTTTAACGATTCAGAAGTAGTGTCATCGACCTCGAACATGCTATGGCAATCAATAAACAACATCACTATGCCTTATTGCATCGATTCGACGTCGACCTCAAAGTTGGAGTCAAAGACTTTTCTGTCCACCTATACTAGGTAAAGTTCTGCTATAGCGTTCTGGAAGTTTCATTTTGGTTTAAAATCCGTATTTTTTGGAATCCGTGAAACTCAAGCAGTACCTCTCGTAAATACATTCCTTTTCTATTTACAATGTCTGCTGtcaaattgttttttcatttaattacgATTGTTGAGTTActtgaaaataattcataatGACTACCGCAGACTAGCTAAGTATGGCTCAAAGCTCTTGATTATATACTTATGTTGATAATTAATCTGATCTCTCCGCTAAGTTGACGTATctgtgtaataaaaaataaccctcTGAATCACGCAAAGGCTTATGATGACGTAAGTGTGCctggtataaataaagagtttgTTTTGGGTATAATTTAAAGGTAATAAATGCTCtataattaagtatatatacatatattatatgtacatacttgtatattctcACAATTATAGAATCTGTAGGTAGgcgaaatataaatatgtaaaaagcgCAAGACCAGGTAACAATTAtcatattataaacaaatagaACACTCGTCACATACAATTAAGCcctttttatatgtatactagtTGTAGTATAGCGATAAAGACacttttattgtaaataaatataatcatGTTGTATAAATGTTTTCACTGTCAGGCGATAGCGCAGACCCACTAGCAATCATGTTATTTGTCAAAGCAGTACTCTGATTCAAGTACGAGTATGCCCCTAACTATGATTAGCGATAATGGAATAGAATAAGGGGTATGATGGCTAAGTTTTATAACTCGATTTATAACTCGATTATTTATCGATTGAACAGAAAACGATAGCACAGGTTCAGTAGCAAAGAAAActgatattttttcataatttctcgTAAAGtcctactttttcaaaaaaaagcacaaaaacttcaaattcagggaatgtttattatcaatcGATGTTTATTGAAAATCGGCTAAGAGGCTACGTCTCAAATGGTCCAtgtgttgagtccaatttttgataacttgttcgagcatttcgactggtaactggcgaatgacacacgtgatgttttgctccaaggcctgaacttgtccgtatagactttagactttacatatccatacaggaaaaagtctaacgatgtgatatcgaacgatcttggtggccaatcggccggcccaaaacgtgaaattatccaCTCTCTGAAGTGCTCTCTCAATaagtccattgattgatgcgatgtgtgggcaGTGACACCGTGTTGTTGAAACCAATTGTCGCCGAGataacgagcttcaatttccggtatcaaatagtcgataATCATAGCGCGACaacgatcgccattgacggttacgttcgcACCTCTTGAATCCCAATGCGgcaatttacttatttacatacctatAGAGTCgaaaatgggcctcatcgctgaaatcGCACCGCCACTGGTGTATTCGGCcaaatattatcaaataatgaatgctgggtatCAAcctgggtgatggtgttgcgaatagtagatcagtcagtaggccgattatattgaccataagttaaGCGAAGCGCGAGAAACACCGCGATATCCGTCAAataaggctattgaaaaaagtacctctacttggatcactcgtTATAAAAATACCCGAGCAAACTAAAAAGTATAAAGAAAGCTCACAGTTGGAAATTTGTGGAGGTTTGCGACCTGGTTAAAAAGTTGatttaccatctgatcaaatttgactcggactaaTCCATTCGATTTACGAGCGCAAACCGAAAGCTTTGTCAGGCGATTCTTAccatggaaaaaaattgaacaagTTTTTTGCTTCGAATGTTGTGTTTCCAAAGGAATCACGGCTACGTAATCGTTGAAAACATTGCAAAAAAGATTCATGAAACGTGTCATTACTGGTAATGAGACGTGGATTTGTGCATACGACGCCAAAAGTGTCGAACAATCTAGCTAATAACGCTCCAAAAATACCTCAAAAAccgaaattcgctgaaggcatTGAAGGTCGTTCCCGACCAAGGTTTAAATCAAGTGTATGGAAAACGAGAATAAACATTAGCATGTTTGTAttgactaaaaaatataaacacaccATTTTCAAGGCAGTAGTAaagatttttatgaaaatacgtgaaaatgttgattttgatttttggtcagtccgggtcaaatttgatcagatggtattaaaaatttaaagaccCGAAAAcctctaaatatatttgtaatacgTTGCCATGATCATTGCAGTTAAATCTTTTGAATATTAGCTTTCGCTCAGAAATTCCACTCGAGTGTACTCGGGCTGTGAGTACGTTTCTACGTTTAAGTATATTCTGTGTACACTCGTTAATATAATCAGCTTCATTCTCAAATGGTCGTAGTTAATGTgtaattaaatgtttatttttctacaaaactaTGCATGGGCgcgctgtatatacatatgtatgattgcTGTAATTCTGTCGgcataaatatatgattttgttCGATTGAAACCACACGTGAAGTCTTACACAAATGTTATACGCGGAAGATTATAGGCTCACGCAATTTGTATGAATTCATATTGTGTAGAATATTTCGGGgaacattttgtaatttttgttttgaacacGAATGatatgtacaatatacataaagcCTACAACCGAGATGATAATAAATACTTATGATGAGACATTGTGCCAAAAAAGTACTCAGAAATTGTAAATCGAgaattttagtaataaaattatttaattattcatcaatatttatattgtcgCCTTAAAAGTAGTCCCCGCCAGATgtaatacgaggtttgacacttaagtaatgagactgatgccgcgcttgtggtaaacctgagACCTTTCTCTTCCCTTTCCCTTTCCCTTTCCCTTTCCctttccctttctctttttccggcatcactcccctctccattgatatcatcgctctagcttgtttagttcaacaacgagtcaacaggtcccagtatttggcctctaaagggatcgccgtgttgcaacagccgtcTAATTCGCCCAACAtctcaccctgtgacttttttgtttcctaaaacaaaatcggtggtcaaaggaacccactttgagtcgattacggacatccaggcggccgtgccgagagtactcgcggacatccgaGTCGatgcgttccagaaatgttacgaagcatggaaaacgcggaatcgctgtatagctgcccaaggggactactttgaaggagatggcagagttgtagaataattttcaaatatacggtttttatggaatcagtctcattacttaattgtcatacctcatacacttatgccaacgatttttccagtgctcgaaatacttttcataagcccTTTTTGGAATGGcgttcagctccttcagcgaattttgtttcgTTTCTTCCACTGAAAACTTCGGTATAGAACGGTCTGCGAAATATCATTATCGAGTGTTCCTCTCCCAatctaaatcaattttacaCATTTGCTACTCACTTGCAATTGAGGTTTTTAAGCACTGAAACCCAATTTTCATACGAAGTTCTTAcctatatatttcaataatttccttACAATTAGAGAGCATGGTAAAAAATATTGCTATGTAACATTTATAGTATAACGAAAACATACCCACATAACTATAAGTTGATATGCTTCCCGTTGCATGCGTTTCAACTATCTCGAATGCATTCTATGTCTATGGGCTCAATAAATGCCATTATCTATCAGTCTTATCACTACTTCAACGCAAGAAAAACGCTAAAGCGAATTAAGGCCGAGCGGCTATGCTGACTAGGTCATATCGtttgaatggatgaaaacactccagctctgagagtattcgacgcagtatccaccggggaagcaaaggaaaagGAAGAACTCTCCTCCGTTAGaaataccaggtggagaagtACCTGACTACAGTTGGAATATCCAAATGGTGCCAAACAGAATCAGTATAGTTCCAGTCTCACAGTTCAAGACGAAGAACTGATCTCAACTGTTCGATAGCACCTTCCGAGTTCCAATAACTTCGAAAATCCACACAACCCTCgactaaaaaatcaaaattctggTTTTTTAAGAATCTTGGATCACAAGTACTCGTACTAGTAGTTTCTGGCACGTCCGCTATCTTGTTTACCTCCAACAATAATTCATAGGCGAATGGTTTCGGTCGGGAAAAAAATAGAGAAACTGCAAAATAATCTCTGGGTTCGTCCGAATTTGAGTGATTAAGAAGATGATAAAAGCTATGCTTTCAAAATCAGGTGGTTTACCGTTATTTGTTTGTAATCTATttcgtttgaaaaataaatttatttaacgtACTATCCAAAATAAATAcctttacatacaaaaatatatgtatattaaaatattcttaacaGAAAATGTCAACCAACTGCTTTCCCAGCACCTACTCATTTATGGGAATCACTGTGGGTTGCCAAGGTGCTTCGGTTGACACTGTTGCTTCTCGGAATATTGGATTTTCGAACGTTATTTCAGGAATATTTTGCGCACACGAGCTCTGCGTTCGATTTCTGGCAGTTTCAGCGTCAGCTTGTATCGGCTTCAGCATCGTTACTGGGCCATAACGTGGAAAAGTTGAAGATAACGGAGACTaaacggaaataaaaaataaaaaaaaacgaagatgTTGATTACGACTACGATGAACGATTTTTCCCCATATACTTACCCTCTCAGGCACCGGATATGGCACTGGTCTAGCAATGGGTACCGGCAATACGGGCGGATAGAATTTTCGCGCGATAAATGCGTGAATAATCGAAGCAATACTCAGTGCGGCGGCTGTCTTGGCCGGCACAATAATCGGCGCTGGTGGTGGACCCAATGGTGCGGCAGGCGCTACAATAGGCGACGGAAATGGCAGTGGCAACGGCGGTGGTGGCGGTGCGAAAATTGGATTGTGATAGGGATAGGAAGGATACCCGGGAAGAAAGGGATAGGCACGCGGTGCAGCATATGGTGGCGGTGCATAAGGACTGTAGGGCAAAGCAAAGGGTGGTTGTGCGAACGGTGAACCCAAACCGAAAGGTGCAAATGGTACTGGTCCAAAGGGTGCGGGCAAGTAGGGACCATTAGAGTCTAGTCCGTAAATGCTGCGCTTACGACGATTAACCGCACACACTGCATCATGCCAGAGCAGTAACTAAAAGTTAGACAGTATTAGCGTGTGTATAAATGTAAGTCCTCGGTATGAATAAATTATCCGCACCACACTTATTGAGTACTGCAAAATATTGCGTCCGCTCAACAGCATTTTTCAACTTCGATTCACTTTTAATGTCTTTCGATTCACAATTAAACAGAGAAACTAAATTGAAGTCTTAGTTTGTGTCCACTTTATACACTTTCCTCCGTCGAAGAAAGGTATTTTTTTACAAGTCAAGAGAGTTGCTGAATTTTGCAAGGTAGTATGACTAGGCCGACCGTATTGCAGACAGTTACTTTTATTCGTACTATATATCTATTAATGTATGTAagattgttttcatttaaattgctaattaattattgaaaacaTATGGCAAGTGTGTCTTTGCAGTGAGTTGCAGTTTTTATCAGTTTTTTCTTGCAATATTATTGGATATTATATTAATGATATTTAAAACtggtaatgaaatattttaatattattattgacttttttcataaaatgtcaCTGCTAAAGACACGTTTTAATATTAAGGGGGATTAGGACAGTCTGGATCACTCCAAAAACGCCTAACTTAAAAAACTCAACAGATCAATTGAAAAATCCCCGGCCTACCACagtaaacaatttgttttttttcaacatacttatgcttttttttttattcaacataattCTCTTCAAGGgcgatacactgattatagcgaccctccaacttttcgataccaatTTTGTAGCAcgatttgttctttgcttcaaaatagccTTAGTTACGGCGACGACCTCTTAATTTGATGAAAATTTCTGCCcaacgagcattcttttgagatctgagagcAGGAAATAGTCGCTTGGGGTCAGATCTGGAGAAAACGCTGTATGCGGAAGCAACTTGAACCccaattctaaaatttttgccatcgttttcactgacttgtggcACGGTGCAATGTCTTAGTTAAACAGCCCTCACTTTTTCTTGAAATGTGGCCGTGTTTCGACGATTTCGTCTTTCAAGCGGTTCTATTACGATGTGAAGTAGTCGCTATTGATCGTCTTTCCTTTTGCAAGGTaatcaagaaaaattattccatgaGCATGCCAAAATACAGAAGACATAACATTGCCAGGCGAACTGGACTTGACTAGAcaggagtgaaatgatggagtcaTGTTTCATGCATTGTCATATATCGACGAAAAAACTTGGGTTTATTATGCTTGAATATAACCAAGCACTGCTCACAACTGCTCATGAACTCGTCGTTGTTTGTTTAGTCAAAAGTGAACTAACGCTCATACCCGTCCACTGCGTTCATCGTCTTTGGTGCTTATTTCACCTcttctaaacttagcataccaatccttgattGCCAATTTCCCTAGGGCAGTATCCGAAAACTTGCCgccaagccaagtttttgcttcaactataTTTTTTCCCTCTTTTTTTCACAATACAAAAGTtgtttcactcaaaatgatatatattaattcacaaaataaataaaaagcatatacttagatttaattctagtagcgccatATATTTGTCCGGCCGGAAATTCTTCTATTGACCTGTTATTTTatgtgtaaagaaaaattaaacgaaTATTTCTCTTTGAGACTTTACGTGATTCATACGTGAGAAAGCCATCGAAAACGCATTACGATTTACGAACTCCCTTTTACccacaaaattttctttgtccctctttttttaattaaatccaGTATTAtcggattatttaatttgtttttcaaaatttatgtcaTCATCCTCAAAGTGATCCCCGTTGGccccaatcttcgaaacagttgttaaagtccaTTTCCAGAATAatcttcaatgcgcgtagcgatttaCGTTCAATGtattcaattgactcaaaacgctTTCCCCAGACCGGTCGTTTGAGCTTGCTGAACAGTCCGAAGTCGCACGGAGcaaaatcaggcgaatacgatggttgcggcacgatattggttgaaaattttgcgaaaaactcacaaagaatcaATGCATTATGCGACGAtgcattgtcgtggtgcaaaaaGAAAGAGTTGTCGTCTCATAAATTCCGTCACagtcggagtgcaccacacctcgataatcggaGAAAATTGTCAACACAATCTCGATTTCTGACCTGCTTTAACGTGGTTTTTTAGACTTCGACATGATATTCGATGGGTCATATGTTTCCATGTCGTAAGCTTAGATCTAAGACTCGTCGCCAGTGAAAACAGGTAGTTgcaaagcattgtttcacagacgttaacgcgacgctgtttttcgaatttcGGAACCAGTTGTGCCGTCATTTTTCTTGGGCCCAaacgatctttcaaaatggttttcagtgATCCTTCCGGTATTCCGACAATTTTTGATTGATGATGATTTGGATTTTTGAATATGAAGTCGAAACAATaaatggcgctccaaaaatgagctgaaaccaaaaaaactaaGTCAAAGTTGTCCTATAATCGAGGTAATGCTCATCGTGTTCTTTGATTGCGGTAGAGTGGTTTCCCATGAATTCATTTCAAAGAGTCAACGGTCAATAAAGAATACTACTTAGCCCTTTTGAGGAGCatctatgtaaaaaaaaatcgtcatCGTATCAAACACGAAAATAGAGTCACCTCTCAGCCTCGGTATACCCCGGTTCCGACTCCGTGGGACTGTTCTCTGTTGGGTTTTCTGTTTTCGAAATTGCAAAATCCGCTTCAGGAACGCACCTTGAGTCCATCAAAGGCATTATTATCGGCCATCCCAGTCGAAAAGTTATCAAGTGATCAGATGGTAGAGGCTACAACTACATCAAAAAAGTAGGAATCGCGCCCTCTTAGGACGACaactatgaaaaaaatataaaaattacattttttaaccaTTATAACAACATCGTGAACACACTTATTATCACACAGAAGGCACAGACTTTATAGCTTTTTTAAGTTCATTTGATTTGACTAAAGTGTTGCGTTTCAGCGATAAAATGACGCAAATAAATAGATTAGTTTGTGCAATAGATGGCATCCCCGCGAGAAAAAGAAATCTTGTTATGACATTCCAAAGAAAAAATGTGTTGAGCTTGCCTTAACCGATAAATGGAGGCTCTCTCCAAATTTACGTTTCCTCCGAGCCACTGATGAATATTTTGAGATGTCTTTTTGTCACGGAAATACTTTTCTACTTACTTTTACTTACTTTTTtctcccctacttagggttgtgcgctgggtttgggacccgccacgtaaaaaaacccccccaatgaaaaagaaaacacagcctgctgttgttgactcggctataatcgcgtaagcggtgtctacgccagtaaagaagaagaagaatactttTGGAAGTTTATCGTTGGTTGCCGAGGTTTGAcggttaataaataaaatagatgtTTTGAAGAATACAATGAATCCAGAACTATAACACTCAATCGACATACCGCAACATCTTAATCTATCTTAATACCCTAGATGTTTCCTGATaacgatttttatttaacttcttCAACTGGTATTCGCTATAGCACCGATTCCGACATTGTTTGAATCCTTAGAATCATCGAGAGCCTAAAAGGCAAAATTTGATAAGGACTACCCACCGAAATCACATTCTCAAGTGTTCCGTTCCTAACCTTACACAACTTAACACATTTGATATTGAGCTGACATTGTTGATACTGAAAACCCAAATTCCTACACGGAATTTTTTACCTACGTATGTGCTTCATTCATTTTCTAACAACTCATAGAACAAGCAGATCATCACTATGAATTTATAACGAAAGCGTTCTGTTTTCAACGCGTACCTTCAACTTGATAAGACTCTCAAATATGCACGCGCATCAGGCCTCCCGAGTGTATTTAATGTCCACGGGCTCAATGAATGCCATTATCTGTCGTATCTTATCAGCACTTGAGTGGAGGAAAAacattgtaaatttaaaaaaataatcacacGCCTTCACCACCAACGCACTTAAATAGCTCAAGCACGGATCCATTCTACACATTCGTTCCAATGAGTTTTACCGGTAAAGTTGTGATTGTAACAGGTGCCAGTTCTGGCCTTGGTGCCGGCACCGCCGAGGCATTCGCGAAACGTGGCGCTAAAGTCGCGCTCGTCGGACGCAATGTCGAGAATTTGAAAGCGACTGAAGCAGCCTGCAAGGCAGCCAATCCCAATGCTGAGTTGCTACTAATAGCCGCCGATGTCACCGTAGATGCGGAGCGCATCATCAACTCAACGCTGGAGAAGTTCGGCAAATTGGATGTGTTGGTCAATAACGCCGGCATTTTGGCTTACGGCAGCATCTTAGACATAGGCGTAGAACAATTCGACTCATTACTGAATACGAATTTACGTTCCATCTTCCTGCTCACCAAATTTGCAGCGCCGCATCTCATCAAGACACAAGGCAATATCGTGAATGTCTCGAGTGTCGCTGGTACGCGTACCTTCCCCAACACATCAAGCTATTGTACCTCCAAGGCGGCGGTTGATCAATTCACCAGATGCATTGCCTTGGATTTGGCCCCAATGAATGTGCGTGTGAATGCTGTGAATCCTGGTGTTGTGGTGACAGATATTCATGCACGCAGCGGCATGACCGAAGCAGACTATGCGGACTACATGCGACGTGCTAAGGAGACACACGCGCTTGGACGTGTAGGTACGCCTAAAGAGGTGGCCGACACCATTGCCTTTTTGGCCAGTGACGAGGCTTCCTTCATCACCGGTGCCACAGTGCCCATCGATGGTGGCAAGCAGGCGATGTGTCCACGTTAAGTGTCTTAGAATAATTGAAATACTCGAAGTagcatattttgtaaatttatggaaaataaaGTCTTAATGATTTGAGGGTCTGTTACCGTCAATTTCAACACAGTTTCCTTTGAAGAAGTTTCGCTGTgcagatttatatatgtattccaGGTGCAAAATATGCCTTCACGTTTCCTtatatcatataaa
This region includes:
- the LOC125778409 gene encoding uncharacterized protein LOC125778409, encoding MLLSGRNILQYSISVLLLWHDAVCAVNRRKRSIYGLDSNGPYLPAPFGPVPFAPFGLGSPFAQPPFALPYSPYAPPPYAAPRAYPFLPGYPSYPYHNPIFAPPPPPLPLPFPSPIVAPAAPLGPPPAPIIVPAKTAAALSIASIIHAFIARKFYPPVLPVPIARPVPYPVPERSPLSSTFPRYGPVTMLKPIQADAETARNRTQSSCAQNIPEITFENPIFREATVSTEAPWQPTVIPINE
- the LOC125778273 gene encoding uncharacterized oxidoreductase TM_0325-like, coding for MSFTGKVVIVTGASSGLGAGTAEAFAKRGAKVALVGRNVENLKATEAACKAANPNAELLLIAADVTVDAERIINSTLEKFGKLDVLVNNAGILAYGSILDIGVEQFDSLLNTNLRSIFLLTKFAAPHLIKTQGNIVNVSSVAGTRTFPNTSSYCTSKAAVDQFTRCIALDLAPMNVRVNAVNPGVVVTDIHARSGMTEADYADYMRRAKETHALGRVGTPKEVADTIAFLASDEASFITGATVPIDGGKQAMCPR
- the LOC125778356 gene encoding 3-oxoacyl-[acyl-carrier-protein] reductase FabG-like; translation: MSLVGKVVIVTGASSGIGATTAEAFAKEGSKVVLTGRNEANLKATEAACKAANSKAELLLIIADVTVDAKRIINTTIDRFGRLDVLVNNAGIMELGIISEVDDNQYDRVFDTNVRSVYLLTKFAAPHLIKTQGNIVNVSSVAGLRSKRGMTTYCASKAALDQFTRCCALDLAPQNVRVNSVNPGVIATDLYRSAGFSLEKTHDFYEEAKESHPLGRVGQPKEVADVIVFLASDSSSFITGAIMPVDGGRHAH